One region of bacterium genomic DNA includes:
- the ftsZ gene encoding cell division protein FtsZ: protein MAEVKPKIETLPKIKVVGVGGSGNAALNRMVEAKIKGVEFIAVNTDAQALHHSGADQKIHIGQTLTRGLGAGMDPSVGQQAAEESREEIHEALKGSDMVFVAGGEGGGTGTGAMPIVAEIAKESGALTIAIVTKPFSFEGQARRIIADEGLAELCERVDAAVVIPNDRLLQVIDKKTSLLDAFRIVDDVLRQGVQGITDLITEHGMVNVDFADVRAIMSDAGSALMGIGRATGENRAVEAARAAIDSPLLEVSIDGAKGILFNISGGSDLGMYEVEEAARIITENADPNARVIFGAVIDETQANDEVRITVVATGFDSAKKEPLQRRDQPRTLITKRPVSSVPSYSRPVEHPMSPPQPHPVVPPPQKTIQQPSTQEDLDIPTFIRRKMKS, encoded by the coding sequence ATGGCAGAAGTCAAACCAAAAATAGAAACACTTCCAAAAATAAAAGTCGTTGGTGTCGGCGGATCCGGCAACGCGGCATTGAATAGAATGGTTGAGGCAAAAATAAAAGGAGTGGAATTTATTGCGGTCAATACGGACGCGCAGGCTTTGCATCATTCCGGCGCGGATCAAAAGATTCACATCGGTCAAACTCTTACAAGGGGTTTAGGTGCCGGTATGGATCCGTCTGTCGGTCAGCAAGCCGCGGAAGAAAGTCGCGAGGAAATTCATGAAGCGCTAAAAGGGAGCGATATGGTTTTTGTTGCCGGTGGTGAAGGTGGTGGAACCGGAACAGGAGCGATGCCGATTGTGGCGGAGATCGCCAAAGAAAGCGGTGCTTTAACAATCGCGATTGTTACCAAACCGTTTTCGTTTGAAGGACAGGCACGCCGTATTATCGCCGATGAAGGATTGGCGGAATTATGTGAACGTGTGGACGCGGCCGTCGTAATTCCAAACGACCGTTTACTTCAAGTAATCGACAAAAAAACCTCACTTTTGGATGCGTTCCGAATTGTGGACGATGTGTTGCGCCAAGGTGTTCAGGGTATTACGGATTTGATTACAGAACACGGTATGGTTAATGTCGATTTTGCCGACGTCAGGGCAATTATGTCCGACGCAGGTTCTGCTTTAATGGGGATAGGTCGAGCGACGGGTGAGAATCGTGCCGTTGAGGCCGCCAGGGCGGCCATCGATAGCCCGCTTTTGGAGGTTTCCATTGATGGCGCGAAAGGTATTTTGTTCAACATTAGCGGTGGATCTGATTTGGGAATGTATGAAGTGGAAGAAGCCGCTCGTATTATTACCGAGAATGCCGATCCAAACGCACGCGTTATTTTCGGCGCCGTGATTGATGAGACGCAAGCTAATGATGAGGTGCGTATCACCGTTGTGGCGACCGGTTTTGATTCCGCGAAGAAAGAACCATTACAGCGTCGTGATCAACCGCGAACCTTGATTACAAAACGTCCGGTAAGCTCTGTTCCGTCTTATTCACGACCAGTTGAACATCCGATGTCTCCACCGCAACCGCACCCGGTTGTGCCACCACCGCAAAAGACGATCCAGCAACCGAGTACGCAAGAAGATTTGGATATACCAACTTTCATTCGTCGAAAAATGAAAAGCTAG
- the ftsA gene encoding cell division protein FtsA: protein MAKEDLIVGLDVGTTTTRVVVAVRSPENEKPSVVGIGVVPSSGIQKGVVTDVEETIQSVSSALDRAEQMAGSPIEHATVSIGGAHISSQNSRGVIAVSRADGEISEDDITRVINAAQAISIPSNREILHVVPQQFVVDSQDGITDPLGMTGVRLEVDAHIIEGSAPFIKNLTKCVYQAGVTVEDLVYAPLSAAKAVLSKRQRELGVILIDLGGGTTNIAVFEENRLLQTATLPIGSMHITNDIAIGLRSSIDVAEKIKVELGTAIPDEVKKTQIINLKHMDEQEEETEIPRRHVAEIIEARLAEIFLMVNKELKMVQRSGLLPAGVVLTGGGAKMHGVVELAKKELRLPAQLGYPQPLPGIVDEIYDPAWATAVGLIFHTMDTHQSKPSSKMPNLSSVGPTVTKIRGWFRSLMP, encoded by the coding sequence ATGGCTAAAGAAGATTTAATCGTAGGTTTAGACGTCGGCACTACCACAACGCGAGTTGTGGTGGCGGTTCGATCGCCGGAAAATGAAAAACCTTCGGTGGTGGGGATTGGCGTAGTTCCATCTTCCGGTATTCAAAAAGGGGTCGTTACCGACGTGGAAGAAACGATTCAATCTGTGAGTAGTGCTTTGGATCGGGCGGAACAAATGGCCGGTTCGCCGATTGAGCATGCCACGGTTAGTATTGGGGGGGCGCATATTTCTTCTCAAAACAGTCGCGGTGTAATTGCGGTGTCTCGCGCCGATGGAGAAATCAGTGAAGACGATATCACGCGCGTGATTAATGCGGCGCAAGCAATTTCTATTCCATCAAATCGAGAAATACTTCATGTTGTTCCACAACAGTTTGTTGTGGATAGTCAGGATGGCATTACCGATCCGTTGGGGATGACGGGTGTTAGATTGGAAGTGGACGCCCATATTATTGAGGGGTCCGCGCCATTTATAAAAAATTTAACGAAGTGTGTTTATCAGGCGGGTGTGACCGTGGAAGATTTGGTTTACGCGCCGTTATCTGCCGCGAAGGCGGTTCTTTCCAAGAGACAAAGAGAACTTGGTGTAATTTTAATAGATTTGGGCGGTGGCACGACAAATATTGCCGTTTTTGAAGAAAACCGTTTGCTTCAAACGGCAACATTGCCGATTGGATCGATGCATATTACCAATGACATCGCGATCGGTTTAAGGTCTTCAATTGACGTGGCGGAAAAAATTAAGGTCGAATTGGGCACAGCCATACCGGACGAAGTAAAGAAAACGCAAATTATCAATTTGAAACATATGGATGAACAGGAAGAAGAGACTGAAATTCCGCGTCGTCATGTCGCGGAAATTATTGAGGCAAGATTGGCGGAGATATTTTTAATGGTTAATAAAGAATTAAAAATGGTGCAACGTTCAGGGTTGTTGCCGGCCGGTGTGGTTCTTACCGGCGGGGGCGCAAAAATGCACGGCGTTGTTGAACTGGCAAAAAAAGAATTACGGTTACCGGCGCAGTTGGGTTATCCGCAACCATTGCCGGGAATTGTTGATGAAATATATGATCCGGCATGGGCCACGGCGGTTGGATTGATTTTTCATACCATGGACACGCATCAATCAAAACCGAGTTCAAAGATGCCGAATTTATCGTCCGTTGGCCCAACAGTAACAAAAATTCGCGGGTGGTTTCGGTCGTTGATGCCTTAG
- a CDS encoding diacylglycerol kinase family protein — protein sequence MIRRLKYALHGLMVGIKHDRSIRLHIIVGVVVFIASFFVCLSSLDWAVLILTIFFVIAMEYVNSAIESFADRVHPEQHLAIKKTKDLAAAAVLLASICAVLVGLFIFIPPLLNKTAGYCLTNLSDGN from the coding sequence ATGATTCGACGCCTTAAATATGCACTCCATGGCCTTATGGTGGGGATAAAACACGATCGTTCGATTCGTCTACATATCATTGTTGGTGTGGTGGTTTTTATTGCCAGTTTTTTTGTTTGTTTGTCGTCGCTTGATTGGGCGGTGCTTATTTTGACGATCTTTTTTGTAATAGCGATGGAATATGTTAATTCGGCAATAGAATCGTTCGCGGATCGGGTGCATCCGGAGCAACATTTAGCCATTAAAAAAACAAAGGATTTGGCCGCCGCCGCCGTGCTTTTGGCGTCTATTTGCGCGGTATTGGTGGGACTATTTATTTTCATTCCACCTCTGTTAAACAAAACAGCGGGGTATTGCTTAACGAATTTAAGTGATGGCAATTAG
- the ybeY gene encoding rRNA maturation RNase YbeY produces MKVEFENNTKMRVSADVIEELMRCAGKVLNLPKESKVNIFFVDDAEIRKLNRITRKINKITDVLSFPLQDDSIFDKDPEGNVSLGDIVINPKFALKNSINKGREEKKELNFLVVHGLLHLCGYDHDTDLKQDEMEKVSNKIINFFEKI; encoded by the coding sequence ATGAAGGTTGAGTTTGAAAATAATACTAAGATGCGCGTCTCCGCGGATGTTATTGAAGAATTAATGCGATGCGCGGGGAAAGTTTTAAATTTACCAAAAGAATCAAAGGTAAACATTTTTTTTGTGGATGATGCGGAAATTCGTAAACTGAATAGAATCACTAGAAAAATTAATAAAATAACGGATGTTTTGTCTTTTCCACTTCAGGACGACAGTATTTTTGATAAAGATCCCGAGGGGAATGTTTCTTTGGGTGATATCGTAATAAACCCAAAATTTGCGCTAAAAAATTCAATAAACAAAGGCAGGGAAGAAAAAAAAGAATTGAATTTTTTGGTGGTACATGGTTTATTGCATTTGTGCGGATATGATCATGATACCGATCTGAAACAGGACGAGATGGAAAAAGTTTCGAACAAAATTATTAATTTTTTTGAAAAGATATGA
- a CDS encoding GatB/YqeY domain-containing protein, with protein sequence MTLAEQITADLRLSLKAGDVLRLSTLRLLQSQITNQKIALRLEELPNEELQKIVQREIKKRREASEAFAKGGRMADSEKELAEQKILEAYLPAQISDADLEKFVVDFIGQITGEKNIGKITGAILGKLKGQVDGGRVKAVVERMINE encoded by the coding sequence ATGACGCTCGCTGAACAAATAACGGCAGACTTGCGCTTGAGCTTGAAGGCTGGCGATGTTCTGCGTCTTTCCACCTTGCGCCTGCTTCAGTCTCAAATAACAAATCAAAAGATTGCGTTAAGGCTGGAAGAACTTCCAAATGAGGAACTTCAAAAGATTGTTCAGCGAGAGATTAAAAAACGGCGCGAAGCGTCGGAAGCTTTTGCGAAAGGGGGACGTATGGCCGATTCTGAAAAAGAGCTCGCGGAGCAGAAAATTTTGGAGGCATATTTGCCGGCACAAATTTCCGATGCCGATCTGGAAAAATTTGTGGTGGATTTTATCGGCCAAATTACCGGTGAAAAAAACATTGGCAAGATTACCGGCGCGATTCTTGGGAAATTAAAAGGACAAGTGGATGGGGGACGGGTGAAAGCGGTTGTTGAAAGAATGATTAATGAATAA
- the rpsU gene encoding 30S ribosomal protein S21 yields MFEVKKKEHESLDSLLRRFHRKVQQSGVIIQAKKVRYYERPKSKQRQRKEAIRKTELKDERDTLKKLGKLEERTHERSGGF; encoded by the coding sequence ATGTTTGAAGTGAAGAAAAAAGAGCACGAATCGCTCGATAGTCTTTTGCGTCGCTTTCACCGTAAGGTGCAACAAAGCGGAGTGATTATTCAGGCCAAAAAGGTCCGTTATTACGAACGTCCGAAAAGCAAGCAACGCCAGAGAAAAGAAGCGATTCGCAAAACCGAACTTAAGGATGAAAGAGATACGTTAAAGAAATTGGGCAAATTGGAAGAACGTACTCACGAACGTTCCGGCGGTTTTTAA
- a CDS encoding DNA translocase FtsK 4TM domain-containing protein, whose protein sequence is MIVDMLLKLLGENPAGYPTFSDKMAGITAALLGYSTIYLSYVLVILPWAWLLWQKKKKREITKKMIIIVIIVSAILFWLGYNLPWWIIEIMGGITVRGIYGGQI, encoded by the coding sequence ATGATTGTGGATATGTTATTGAAGTTGTTGGGGGAGAATCCTGCGGGGTATCCGACTTTTTCAGATAAAATGGCTGGAATAACTGCTGCTTTGTTGGGATATTCAACAATTTATCTTTCATATGTACTTGTCATACTTCCCTGGGCTTGGCTTCTGTGGCAAAAAAAGAAAAAAAGGGAAATTACAAAAAAGATGATTATTATAGTAATTATTGTTAGTGCTATACTTTTTTGGCTTGGATATAATTTGCCGTGGTGGATTATTGAAATAATGGGCGGGATAACTGTCCGTGGAATTTATGGCGGACAAATATAG
- a CDS encoding N-6 DNA methylase: protein MNADTKRHIDAARQVLVGVVPNPTSQIDQITNALIYKFMDDMDQAAIKAGGEPSFFVGNLERYAWTRLMDARMGNQERMNLYSDALLKFSEAKQLPELFRGIFKSAFLPYRSPETLGLFLKEIDYFDYSHPEELGNAYEYLLSVMSSQGDAGQFRTPRHIIDFIVDVVNPTKDDKVLDPACGTGGFLMKSYQHILEQHDGKDDPDKKEKSLTPDERKKIMNNFEGYDIDPTMVRIAQVNMYLHQFKNPKIFQYDSLSSEERWNDKFDVILANPPFMSPKGGIKPHSKFSVQSSRSEVLFVDYIMNHLRPKGRAGIIVPEGIIFQSGTAHKQLRKNLVEDGLYAVVSLPSGVFAPYSGVKTSILLFNNELAKQSKEILFVKIEQDGFDLGATKRPISKNDLPIALEILKKWQASPVIAPASRSLGEVGKQSLAVAVLKEKIAENGDYNLSGDRYRIATDYTNAKWPMVKLGNEKYFNIESGGTPDSKNEKYWNGDVNWATLVDLPASNLLNDIKETQRKITKDGLKNSSAKLLPRHSVLVSSRATIGRIATNSIELATNQGFKNVVIRDKKLTDYMYIAWALTELVDEMKAMSSGGTFAEISKSNFERLQIPLPPLEIQEQIVAELDGYASIIAGAKQIVQNWKPKIDIDPEWKKVKLGRIAKFIDDGDWIESKDQSDSGIRLIQTGNVGIGEYIDKAGKERYISNETFKRLKCTEIFVGDVLLSRLPDPVGRACILPEINKRTITAVDCTIFRFDNPINAKYFVSITQTDEYQKRINSDLSGATRQRISKGNLLEIEIPLPSLAIQKQIVEKIEAERALVESAKKLIEIYEQKTKEAIAKLWEK, encoded by the coding sequence ATGAACGCAGACACAAAACGTCATATCGACGCGGCTCGCCAAGTATTGGTTGGCGTCGTGCCAAATCCCACATCGCAAATCGATCAAATTACCAACGCGCTGATTTACAAATTTATGGATGATATGGATCAAGCGGCTATCAAGGCGGGTGGCGAACCATCTTTTTTCGTTGGTAATTTAGAGCGTTATGCCTGGACACGATTAATGGACGCGCGGATGGGAAATCAGGAGCGCATGAATTTATATTCCGATGCGCTGTTGAAGTTTTCCGAAGCCAAACAATTGCCGGAACTTTTCCGTGGAATTTTTAAATCCGCTTTTTTGCCGTATCGCTCACCCGAAACGCTCGGACTATTTTTGAAAGAGATTGATTACTTTGACTACTCTCATCCGGAGGAACTCGGTAACGCTTACGAATATCTGCTTTCCGTTATGTCGAGCCAGGGGGACGCTGGGCAATTTCGCACGCCTCGCCACATCATTGATTTTATTGTCGATGTTGTAAATCCAACGAAAGATGACAAAGTGCTTGATCCCGCTTGTGGCACGGGCGGGTTTTTGATGAAGTCGTACCAACATATTCTGGAACAACATGACGGTAAAGATGATCCGGACAAGAAAGAAAAATCACTAACGCCAGATGAGCGAAAGAAAATAATGAACAATTTTGAGGGTTATGATATAGACCCGACGATGGTGCGTATTGCGCAGGTCAATATGTATTTGCATCAGTTCAAAAATCCTAAGATTTTCCAATACGACTCACTTTCCAGTGAAGAACGCTGGAATGATAAGTTTGATGTGATTCTCGCCAATCCACCGTTTATGTCACCAAAAGGCGGGATCAAACCGCACAGCAAATTCAGTGTTCAATCAAGTCGTTCAGAAGTTTTGTTTGTTGATTACATTATGAACCACCTGCGACCAAAGGGACGCGCCGGTATCATTGTGCCGGAAGGAATTATCTTTCAATCAGGCACAGCGCACAAACAGCTTCGCAAAAATCTCGTAGAGGACGGACTTTATGCAGTAGTTAGTTTGCCGTCTGGCGTATTTGCGCCATACAGCGGAGTGAAAACGAGTATTTTGCTTTTCAATAATGAGCTGGCAAAACAAAGCAAAGAAATTCTGTTTGTAAAAATAGAACAAGACGGCTTTGACCTCGGCGCGACCAAGCGACCAATCAGCAAAAACGATTTGCCGATAGCTTTGGAAATCCTAAAAAAATGGCAAGCGTCGCCCGTCATTGCGCCTGCCTCTCGAAGCCTTGGCGAAGTGGGGAAGCAATCTCTGGCTGTCGCCGTATTAAAAGAAAAAATTGCCGAAAATGGCGACTATAACCTCTCCGGCGATCGCTACCGCATCGCCACCGACTACACCAATGCCAAGTGGCCAATGGTGAAGTTGGGAAATGAAAAATATTTTAATATTGAATCAGGTGGTACTCCAGACTCGAAAAATGAAAAATATTGGAATGGAGATGTAAATTGGGCGACGTTAGTAGATTTACCTGCAAGTAATTTGTTGAATGACATAAAAGAAACGCAGAGAAAAATAACAAAGGATGGGCTGAAAAATTCATCCGCCAAACTACTACCCAGACATTCTGTACTTGTATCCTCACGGGCTACTATTGGAAGAATAGCTACAAATTCTATTGAGTTGGCCACTAATCAAGGCTTCAAAAATGTAGTCATCCGTGATAAAAAATTAACCGACTATATGTACATAGCGTGGGCACTTACAGAGTTGGTTGATGAAATGAAAGCAATGTCGAGTGGAGGCACTTTTGCTGAAATTTCAAAATCAAATTTTGAAAGACTTCAAATCCCTCTTCCGCCTCTCGAAATTCAAGAACAAATTGTGGCGGAGTTGGACGGCTACGCGAGTATAATCGCCGGAGCCAAACAAATAGTCCAAAACTGGAAACCCAAAATCGACATCGACCCCGAGTGGAAAAAGGTGAAGTTGGGCAGGATTGCAAAATTTATTGATGATGGCGATTGGATAGAATCAAAAGACCAATCTGATAGTGGGATTAGGTTAATTCAGACGGGTAATGTTGGTATTGGTGAATACATAGATAAGGCCGGCAAAGAAAGATATATTTCTAATGAGACATTTAAGAGATTAAAATGCACAGAAATTTTTGTTGGAGATGTATTACTATCAAGATTACCAGATCCTGTCGGACGAGCCTGTATACTTCCAGAAATAAACAAAAGAACAATAACAGCTGTAGACTGTACAATTTTTCGGTTTGATAATCCAATTAATGCAAAATATTTTGTATCAATAACCCAAACCGATGAATATCAGAAGAGAATCAACTCTGATTTATCGGGGGCCACAAGACAAAGAATTAGTAAAGGAAATCTTCTTGAGATAGAAATTCCTCTTCCATCTCTCGCCATACAAAAACAAATAGTGGAAAAAATCGAAGCCGAGCGCGCATTGGTAGAATCCGCCAAAAAACTGATCGAAATCTACGAACAAAAAACCAAAGAAGCTATCGCTAAACTTTGGGAGAAATAA
- a CDS encoding putative DNA binding domain-containing protein, producing the protein MDKEQLRLLLKNLVLLPIEDETVEFKENNYNKDDIGKRISALSNSANLKDKKFAYIVFGIKDDNHEIVGTNFFPSREKIGNDQLEFWLSQHLNPRINFTIHEFQHEEKNVVIFEIPPATNQPVKFNNIAYIRVGSATPKLNDYPEKERKIWDNINKKSFEKGIAQENLTIADVLGLLDYSKYFSLTKQEIPSETNQFVEKMAQHGLVKKVFNNNYDITNLGAILFAKNLNDFPTVRRKSVRVVLYKGNTKVERVKEQVGALGYAIAFENLLDYVNDKLPHNEVISKALRKEAKMYPEVAIREFVANALIHQDLSISGAGPMIEIFDNRIEITNTGEPLIETDRFIDHPPRSRNEDLASFMRQIGVCEEGGTGIDRALVNVALYQLPAPSFEKYDDFTKVTLYAHKDLKEMTLDDKVRACFQHCVLKYIEKSRMTNATLRERLSIGEKNYPTASIIIKATIEKGFIKESEKQKEYVPNWA; encoded by the coding sequence ATGGATAAAGAGCAATTAAGGTTATTATTAAAAAATTTAGTTTTACTTCCAATTGAAGATGAAACAGTTGAATTCAAGGAAAATAACTATAATAAAGACGATATTGGCAAAAGGATATCAGCGTTATCAAACTCTGCAAATCTGAAGGATAAAAAATTCGCTTACATTGTGTTCGGTATCAAGGATGATAATCATGAAATTGTTGGTACAAATTTTTTTCCCAGCAGAGAAAAGATTGGCAATGATCAGTTAGAATTTTGGCTGTCACAACATTTAAATCCGAGGATTAATTTCACTATTCACGAATTCCAGCACGAAGAAAAAAATGTTGTCATTTTTGAGATTCCACCCGCTACAAACCAACCAGTAAAGTTTAATAACATAGCTTATATCAGGGTTGGATCAGCTACTCCAAAACTAAATGACTATCCTGAGAAAGAAAGAAAGATTTGGGATAATATTAATAAAAAAAGTTTTGAAAAAGGAATAGCGCAGGAAAATTTGACTATTGCAGATGTATTGGGCTTATTAGACTATTCAAAATATTTTTCTCTTACAAAGCAAGAGATTCCAAGTGAAACGAACCAATTTGTTGAAAAAATGGCTCAGCATGGATTAGTAAAAAAGGTTTTTAATAACAACTACGATATTACAAATCTTGGAGCTATTTTGTTTGCTAAAAATTTGAATGATTTTCCAACGGTCAGGAGAAAATCTGTAAGAGTTGTACTCTACAAAGGCAATACAAAGGTCGAAAGGGTAAAAGAGCAAGTGGGAGCACTTGGATATGCAATTGCATTTGAGAATTTACTTGATTATGTAAACGACAAGCTTCCCCACAATGAAGTAATCTCCAAAGCATTGAGAAAAGAAGCAAAGATGTATCCAGAAGTTGCAATTCGTGAATTTGTTGCCAATGCACTTATTCATCAAGATCTTTCAATATCAGGCGCTGGACCAATGATAGAAATATTTGATAATAGAATTGAAATAACCAATACGGGGGAACCATTAATTGAAACGGATAGATTTATTGATCACCCTCCACGGTCTAGAAATGAAGACTTAGCTTCGTTTATGAGGCAAATTGGTGTTTGTGAAGAGGGAGGGACTGGTATTGATCGAGCATTAGTTAACGTGGCTTTATACCAATTGCCAGCACCTAGTTTTGAAAAATATGATGATTTTACGAAAGTCACTCTATATGCACATAAAGATTTAAAGGAGATGACTTTGGATGATAAAGTACGTGCGTGTTTTCAGCATTGTGTTTTGAAATATATAGAAAAATCAAGAATGACAAATGCAACTCTTAGAGAGAGACTTAGTATCGGAGAAAAAAACTATCCAACTGCTTCAATAATTATTAAGGCAACAATAGAAAAAGGTTTCATTAAGGAATCTGAAAAACAGAAAGAATATGTACCAAATTGGGCATAA